Proteins co-encoded in one Salvia splendens isolate huo1 unplaced genomic scaffold, SspV2 ctg503, whole genome shotgun sequence genomic window:
- the LOC121790408 gene encoding leucine-rich repeat extensin-like protein 4, which produces MKNSTSCLLALLLPISIIVARAAVIVGGGAGVGIGISGTGGVWIGGGVNPPTSAASKLSAAYAALQAWKAAITDDPLNITSSWNGPNVCSYKGVFCSDSLDFMGNPAGKVVAAIDLNHANLQGTLVKDLALLADLSLLHLNTNRFSGGVPPSFRSLASLTELDLSNNRLSGGFPAAVLDIPDLVYLDLRFNSFSGPIPEDLFDKKLDAIFLNNNLFSGELPQNLGNSPASVINLAYNKLSGAIPFSLGYMGIKEILFLNNRLSGCIPEGVGMWSDLQVLDVSSNSLMGHLPDSLSCLGNIEVLNLARNQFSGELPDLLCSMRSLINLTVSANFFSGFSEVCDKNSGFGFDFSFNCIPGRELQRPQPDCAAVPGGGLSCLRIPAARPLVCAALLGAEFTHP; this is translated from the coding sequence ATGAAGAATAGTACTAGCTGCCTCCTCGCACTCCTCCTCCCTATCTCTATCATCGTCGCTAGAGCTGCTGTCATCGTCGGCGGCGGCGCCGGAGTAGGCATTGGCATCTCCGGCACCGGAGGCGTCTGGATTGGTGGCGGAGTCAACCCTCCTACCTCCGCCGCCTCCAAGCTGAGCGCCGCCTACGCCGCCCTCCAGGCCTGGAAAGCCGCCATCACAGACGATCCTCTCAACATCACTAGCTCCTGGAACGGCCCCAATGTCTGCTCCTACAAAGGCGTCTTCTGCTCCGACTCCCTCGATTTCATGGGAAATCCCGCCGGCAAAGTCGTCGCCGCGATCGATCTCAACCACGCCAATTTGCAGGGCACTCTCGTAAAAGACCTCGCCCTCCTCGCCGATCTCTCCCTCCTCCACCTCAACACCAACCGCTTCAGCGGCGGCGTGCCGCCGTCGTTCAGATCCCTCGCGTCGCTCACCGAATTAGACCTCAGCAACAACCGCCTCTCCGGCGGATTCCCCGCCGCGGTCCTCGACATTCCAGATCTCGTCTATTTAGATCTGCGATTCAACAGCTTCTCCGGTCCGATTCCGGAAGATCTATTCGATAAGAAACTCGACGCCATTTTCCTCAACAATAACCTCTTCTCCGGCGAGCTGCCGCAGAATCTAGGAAATTCTCCGGCGTCTGTGATAAACCTGGCCTACAACAAGCTGAGCGGCGCGATACCGTTCAGCTTGGGGTACATGGGGATCAAGGAGATCCTGTTCCTCAACAACCGCCTGAGTGGCTGCATTCCGGAAGGCGTGGGGATGTGGTCGGATCTTCAGGTTTTGGATGTGAGTTCCAATTCACTGATGGGGCATTTGCCGGATTCTCTGTCCTGCCTCGGTAACATCGAGGTTCTGAATCTAGCGCGCAACCAATTCTCCGGTGAGCTGCCGGATTTGCTCTGCTCGATGCGGAGTTTGATTAATTTGACGGTATCGGCGAATTTTTTCTCCGGATTTAGCGAAGTTTGTGACAAGAACAGCGGGTTCGGGTTTGATTTCTCGTTTAACTGCATTCCGGGGAGGGAGCTGCAGCGGCCGCAGCCGGATTGCGCGGCGGTTCCCGGCGGTGGGCTGAGCTGTCTTAGAATACCAGCGGCGAGGCCTCTTGTTTGTGCGGCCTTGCTGGGGGCGGAGTTCACCCACCCATAA